One Curtobacterium sp. MCLR17_032 genomic window carries:
- a CDS encoding DUF2087 domain-containing protein encodes MDVQAALGRARQVIAVVMTPKLLAGIGNDRADELGDERTREAVARFDWIGADGAVDAALLGQAKDAVELLRSDRAVLHVGRITALPLDAGARQQVSTAVVRLVFDRLGPSRRVPESTLNAALAMLVADVALVRRDAVDAGVLTRSADGSAYALRAE; translated from the coding sequence ATGGACGTGCAGGCGGCGCTGGGACGGGCGCGACAGGTGATCGCGGTCGTCATGACCCCGAAGCTCCTGGCGGGGATCGGGAACGATCGTGCCGACGAGCTCGGGGACGAACGGACCCGGGAGGCTGTGGCCCGGTTCGACTGGATCGGCGCGGACGGAGCCGTGGACGCCGCGCTGCTCGGCCAGGCGAAGGACGCGGTCGAGCTGCTCCGCTCCGACCGGGCGGTGTTGCACGTGGGTCGAATCACCGCGCTGCCGCTGGACGCCGGTGCGCGTCAGCAGGTGTCGACCGCAGTCGTCCGGCTCGTGTTCGACCGACTCGGGCCGTCACGCCGTGTCCCGGAGAGCACGCTCAACGCGGCGCTGGCGATGCTCGTCGCCGACGTCGCGCTGGTGCGGCGGGACGCCGTCGACGCGGGTGTCCTCACGCGGTCGGCGGACGGCTCGGCGTACGCGCTCCGGGCGGAGTGA
- a CDS encoding MATE family efflux transporter, with product MPALGALVVEPLFLLTDTALVGHLGATSLAAVGVASAVLQTVTGLLVFLAYATTPAVARALGSGDRRGAVHAGIDGMWLALGLGVVLALVGWPLAGPLIDLFGAAPEVSAAATTYLLVSLIGLPGILVVTASTGLLRGLQDTRTPLVVATVGFIANGLLNALLIYGLGWGVAGSAAGTVVVQWAMAAVYVWIAIRAARASGAPLRPGASGVVRALRSGAWLFLRTASLRIAMLTTIASATGLGTIGLATTQIGLTVFSTLAFALDALAIAGQALVGHALGARDAERVRLVTGRLVLLGIAGGVLLGALTLAVSGILGPVFSDSGAVRAALPLVLVLLAAGLPVAGYVFVLDGVLIGAGDARYLALAGVVNLAVYLPLLWWLGDDLASLWAVFSFGYIGIRAVTLGVRAHRPGWIAAALAR from the coding sequence CTGCCGGCGCTCGGGGCACTCGTCGTCGAGCCGCTCTTCCTGCTCACCGACACGGCCCTCGTCGGGCACCTCGGGGCGACGTCACTGGCGGCAGTCGGCGTGGCGAGCGCGGTCCTGCAGACGGTCACGGGCCTCCTGGTCTTCCTGGCGTACGCCACCACCCCGGCCGTCGCACGCGCTCTCGGGTCCGGTGACCGCCGCGGCGCGGTGCACGCCGGCATCGACGGGATGTGGCTCGCGCTCGGCCTCGGTGTCGTCCTGGCGCTGGTCGGCTGGCCGCTCGCCGGTCCCCTCATCGACCTCTTCGGCGCCGCGCCGGAGGTGTCCGCAGCCGCGACCACGTACCTGCTCGTCTCGCTGATCGGCCTGCCCGGCATCCTGGTCGTGACCGCGTCGACGGGGTTGCTCCGCGGACTGCAGGACACCCGGACCCCGCTCGTCGTCGCCACCGTGGGCTTCATCGCGAACGGCCTGCTCAACGCCCTCCTCATCTACGGGCTCGGGTGGGGCGTGGCGGGGTCCGCGGCCGGCACCGTCGTCGTGCAGTGGGCGATGGCCGCCGTGTACGTCTGGATCGCGATCCGGGCAGCGCGCGCCTCCGGTGCGCCGCTGCGACCGGGTGCCTCGGGTGTGGTCCGGGCGCTGCGTTCCGGGGCCTGGCTGTTCCTCCGCACCGCGTCGCTGCGGATCGCGATGCTCACCACGATCGCGTCCGCGACCGGGCTCGGCACCATCGGGCTGGCGACCACCCAGATCGGGCTGACGGTGTTCAGCACGCTCGCGTTCGCGCTGGACGCGCTGGCGATCGCCGGCCAGGCACTGGTCGGTCACGCGCTCGGGGCACGGGACGCCGAGCGCGTCCGGCTCGTGACCGGGAGGCTCGTCCTCCTCGGCATCGCGGGTGGCGTCCTGCTCGGGGCACTGACCCTCGCCGTCAGCGGCATCCTGGGGCCGGTGTTCTCCGACTCCGGTGCGGTCCGGGCAGCGTTGCCGCTCGTCCTGGTCCTCCTGGCGGCCGGGCTGCCGGTCGCCGGGTACGTGTTCGTGCTCGACGGGGTGCTCATCGGCGCCGGGGATGCCCGGTACCTGGCCCTCGCCGGTGTCGTGAACCTGGCCGTGTACCTGCCGCTGCTGTGGTGGCTCGGGGACGACCTGGCGTCGCTGTGGGCGGTCTTCTCGTTCGGCTACATCGGCATCCGCGCGGTCACGCTCGGGGTCCGGGCACACCGGCCGGGGTGGATCGCGGCAGCGCTCGCCCGCTGA
- a CDS encoding GAP family protein, which produces MDVVALVPAVVGIALSPLVIASVVFLLGHRGGYSSAAACATGWVLSVATALVVAVLLGERLPSPTGGKTDVRAVIEVAAGVLLLGLAVWQWTVRRLPDGRPRSAGWSDLMAAIGPARAFGVGVAWFVTNPKALVLSLTAGLVVGDADPSVAGLVVAGTAYVVLAGSTAVLPIAVAAALGRRAEPVLVATRRFIAKRGSVALVVVLVVLGVVQLVTGVVGLL; this is translated from the coding sequence GTGGACGTCGTCGCACTCGTCCCCGCCGTGGTGGGGATCGCACTCAGTCCGCTCGTGATCGCCTCGGTCGTGTTCCTGCTCGGCCACCGGGGTGGGTACTCCTCCGCTGCCGCGTGCGCCACGGGGTGGGTCCTCAGTGTGGCCACCGCGCTCGTCGTCGCCGTCCTGCTCGGCGAACGGCTGCCGTCTCCCACAGGCGGGAAGACCGACGTCCGAGCCGTGATCGAGGTCGCCGCCGGTGTGCTGCTCCTCGGACTCGCGGTGTGGCAGTGGACCGTGCGTCGGCTGCCCGACGGCCGTCCGCGCAGCGCCGGGTGGTCGGACCTGATGGCGGCGATCGGGCCGGCGCGGGCCTTCGGCGTCGGTGTGGCCTGGTTCGTGACGAACCCGAAGGCGTTGGTGCTGTCGTTGACTGCCGGTCTCGTGGTCGGCGACGCGGACCCGTCGGTGGCGGGCCTGGTCGTCGCGGGGACCGCCTACGTGGTGCTCGCGGGGTCCACGGCCGTGCTGCCGATCGCGGTCGCGGCTGCGCTCGGGCGCCGAGCCGAACCGGTCCTCGTGGCCACGAGGCGGTTCATCGCGAAGCGCGGCTCCGTCGCCCTCGTCGTCGTCCTCGTCGTGCTCGGCGTGGTGCAGCTCGTCACCGGGGTCGTCGGGCTCCTCTGA
- a CDS encoding solute carrier family 23 protein, with the protein MGLPWKLHGDGRTVSAATIVAPDERLTWPRTIGLGVQHVVAMFGATFLVPLITGFPPSTTLLFSGIGTILFLLLTGNRLPSYLGSSFAFLAPIGAATKIGGIPLALSGIIVVGALLAVVGLIVHLAGAGWIDRLMPPVVSGAIVALIGFNLAPAARENFVAAPVVAVITLAAIVLCTVLFRGLLGRLSIVVGVVVGYVAALIGGQVDLSAVTKADWVGLPTFTAPAFDPSQMAVYLGFLPVVLALVAENVGHVKGVGQLTGRDLTPLTGRALFADGISTVLAGVGGGSATTTYGENIGVMAATRVFSTAAYWVAAIAAVLLGLSPKIGAVISTVPAGVLGGATTALYGLIGVIGIRIWVENRVDFAKPKNQLTAGIALIMGIADFTFHFGGATFGGIIIGTIAAIVVYHLMDLIGRARGTDPASPAATDAERAATGGVPAEPRPDTAKRG; encoded by the coding sequence ATGGGACTTCCGTGGAAGCTGCACGGCGACGGCCGCACCGTCTCCGCTGCGACGATCGTGGCGCCGGACGAGCGCCTCACCTGGCCCCGCACGATCGGGCTCGGGGTGCAGCACGTCGTCGCGATGTTCGGCGCCACGTTCCTGGTGCCGCTCATCACGGGCTTCCCGCCGTCGACGACGCTGCTGTTCAGCGGCATCGGCACGATCCTGTTCCTGCTCCTCACCGGCAACCGGCTGCCGAGCTACCTCGGCTCGTCGTTCGCCTTCCTCGCGCCGATCGGGGCCGCGACGAAGATCGGCGGCATCCCGCTCGCCCTGTCCGGCATCATCGTCGTCGGCGCACTGCTGGCCGTCGTCGGGCTCATCGTGCACCTGGCCGGCGCCGGCTGGATCGACCGCCTGATGCCACCGGTCGTCTCGGGTGCGATCGTCGCCCTGATCGGCTTCAACCTGGCTCCGGCCGCGCGGGAGAACTTCGTCGCCGCCCCGGTGGTCGCGGTGATCACGCTGGCGGCCATCGTCCTCTGCACGGTCCTCTTCAGGGGACTGCTCGGCCGGTTGTCGATCGTCGTCGGTGTGGTGGTCGGCTACGTCGCGGCACTGATCGGCGGACAGGTCGACCTCAGCGCGGTCACCAAGGCGGACTGGGTCGGCCTGCCGACATTCACGGCACCCGCGTTCGACCCGTCGCAGATGGCCGTGTACCTGGGGTTCCTGCCCGTGGTCCTGGCCCTGGTCGCCGAGAACGTCGGCCATGTGAAGGGCGTCGGGCAGCTCACCGGACGCGACCTCACGCCGCTGACCGGACGCGCGCTCTTCGCCGACGGCATCTCGACTGTCCTGGCCGGTGTCGGTGGCGGCTCGGCGACGACCACCTACGGCGAGAACATCGGCGTGATGGCGGCGACGCGGGTGTTCTCGACGGCGGCGTACTGGGTCGCTGCGATCGCCGCGGTGCTGCTCGGACTGTCGCCGAAGATCGGTGCGGTCATCTCGACCGTCCCGGCCGGTGTCCTCGGTGGTGCGACCACCGCCCTCTACGGTCTGATCGGCGTGATCGGCATCCGGATCTGGGTCGAGAACCGCGTCGACTTCGCCAAGCCGAAGAACCAGCTGACCGCGGGCATCGCGCTCATCATGGGCATCGCCGACTTCACGTTCCACTTCGGTGGTGCCACGTTCGGCGGCATCATCATCGGCACCATCGCGGCGATCGTCGTCTACCACCTGATGGACCTCATCGGTCGAGCTCGTGGCACCGACCCGGCCAGCCCCGCGGCGACGGACGCCGAGCGGGCGGCCACCGGCGGTGTCCCCGCCGAACCCCGCCCGGACACCGCGAAGCGCGGCTGA
- a CDS encoding M13-type metalloendopeptidase — MTDVAGTTGIRTDELDESVRPQDDLYRHVNGRWIDETPIPDDKARYGSFTVLAEEAEAAVRTIIERAQSAAPGTEQRKVGDLFTSFTDETALEALGSAPIEPLLADIAAIEDKDDVLRMVGRFERLGLPSFIQLFVDNDPGDPDAYVVFLEQSGLGLPDESYYREERFADIREKYREFVGSMFPLAGYDESGDRTEHVIALETAIASAHWDNVATRDSQKTYNKLPWDEVSALAEGVDLRLWWQAIDAPAGAFDTVVVRQPSFLTGLAQLFREQPLPVWKDWLCWQVIRASAPYLTSAFSATSFSFYGTALTGAPKQRDRWKRGVSLVEGAMGEAVGRIYVEEHFDETSKATMDDLVANLVEAYRQSITGLEWMTDETRARALDKLEKFTPKIGYPVKWRDYSALPVTADDLLGNVRAIASFQVDRELGKIGKPIDRDEWFMTPQTINAYYNPGFNEIVFPAAILQFPFFEASRDAAANYGAIGAVIGHEIGHGFDDQGSQYDGDGRLQNWWTEADRQAFEERTKALIAQYDALAPTEVPDGHVNGALTIGENIGDLGGLSIAWKAYLISLDGAEPPVIDGLTGAERFFLSWAQAWRMAIRPEEAARLLSIDPHSPNEFRCNQIVRNIDVYYDTFDVSDRDAMYLAPAERVAIW, encoded by the coding sequence ATGACCGACGTCGCAGGCACCACCGGAATCCGTACCGACGAACTCGACGAGTCGGTGCGGCCGCAGGACGACCTCTACCGGCACGTCAACGGCAGGTGGATCGACGAGACCCCGATCCCGGACGACAAGGCCCGCTACGGCTCGTTCACCGTCCTGGCCGAGGAAGCCGAAGCCGCCGTGCGCACGATCATCGAGCGCGCACAGAGCGCCGCGCCGGGCACCGAACAGCGCAAGGTCGGCGATCTCTTCACGTCCTTCACCGACGAGACCGCGCTCGAGGCACTCGGGTCCGCCCCGATCGAACCGCTCCTCGCCGACATCGCCGCGATCGAGGACAAGGACGACGTCCTGCGCATGGTCGGCCGCTTCGAACGACTCGGTCTGCCGAGCTTCATCCAGCTCTTCGTCGACAACGACCCGGGCGACCCGGACGCCTACGTCGTGTTCCTCGAGCAGTCCGGCCTGGGTCTGCCCGACGAGTCCTACTACCGCGAAGAGCGCTTCGCCGACATCCGCGAGAAGTACCGCGAGTTCGTCGGCTCGATGTTCCCGCTGGCCGGCTACGACGAGAGCGGCGACCGCACCGAGCACGTCATCGCCCTCGAGACCGCCATCGCGTCGGCGCACTGGGACAACGTCGCCACCCGCGACAGCCAGAAGACCTACAACAAGCTGCCGTGGGACGAGGTCTCGGCGCTCGCCGAGGGCGTCGACCTGCGGCTCTGGTGGCAGGCCATCGACGCACCTGCCGGGGCGTTCGACACCGTCGTGGTCCGCCAGCCGTCGTTCCTCACCGGTCTGGCGCAGCTGTTCCGCGAGCAGCCCCTGCCGGTCTGGAAGGACTGGCTGTGCTGGCAGGTCATCCGTGCGTCGGCGCCCTACCTGACCAGTGCGTTCTCGGCGACGAGCTTCTCGTTCTACGGCACCGCGCTCACGGGTGCGCCGAAGCAGCGTGACCGCTGGAAGCGCGGTGTCTCGCTGGTCGAGGGCGCGATGGGCGAAGCGGTCGGTCGCATCTACGTCGAGGAGCACTTCGACGAGACCTCGAAGGCGACGATGGACGACCTCGTCGCCAACCTGGTCGAGGCCTACCGCCAGAGCATCACGGGCCTCGAGTGGATGACCGACGAGACCCGGGCCCGCGCGCTCGACAAGCTCGAGAAGTTCACGCCGAAGATCGGCTACCCGGTGAAGTGGCGCGACTACAGCGCCCTGCCGGTCACCGCCGACGACCTGCTCGGCAACGTCCGGGCGATCGCGTCGTTCCAGGTCGACCGCGAGCTGGGCAAGATCGGCAAGCCGATCGACCGCGACGAGTGGTTCATGACCCCGCAGACGATCAACGCGTACTACAACCCGGGCTTCAACGAGATCGTCTTCCCGGCCGCGATCCTGCAGTTCCCGTTCTTCGAGGCCAGCCGTGACGCCGCCGCCAACTACGGCGCCATCGGGGCGGTCATCGGCCACGAGATCGGGCACGGCTTCGACGACCAGGGCTCGCAGTACGACGGCGACGGTCGCTTGCAGAACTGGTGGACCGAGGCCGACCGGCAGGCGTTCGAGGAGCGCACGAAGGCCCTCATCGCCCAGTACGACGCCCTGGCGCCGACCGAGGTGCCGGACGGCCACGTGAACGGTGCCCTCACCATCGGCGAGAACATCGGCGACCTCGGTGGGCTGTCGATCGCGTGGAAGGCCTACCTGATCTCCCTCGACGGCGCGGAGCCGCCGGTGATCGACGGTCTGACCGGTGCCGAGCGCTTCTTCCTCAGCTGGGCGCAGGCCTGGCGGATGGCGATCCGCCCGGAAGAGGCCGCACGGCTGCTGAGCATCGACCCGCACTCGCCGAACGAGTTCCGCTGCAACCAGATCGTCCGCAACATCGACGTCTACTACGACACCTTCGACGTCTCGGACCGTGACGCGATGTACCTGGCCCCGGCCGAGCGCGTCGCCATCTGGTGA
- a CDS encoding serine hydrolase gives MTEPDAPHSSRRRRPGRPADDGSAGNGPAGGGRAGGGGRSRGKHRGGADERFTATTEALGTIAQDGAGVSASIIDTSTGRALLAIDDRLVQPVSGLGRVLLLIEVAAQLEDGRLHGDRLQRMARDTATGAGLWQFLQEPTMQVSDLATLVGATADAWATNALLTTVGIDAVRARAESLGVERSALIDRVRDRRGPDDAPDVSVAASGELSWLFRGLALGEVVDQTVSNRVLGWLSLAADLSLVAGSFGLDPLAHRALDHGLQSVAVTGSGPGIRAEAGVLRGPASSVCYAVTVRFEDDSLQRRLAVVEAMRTMGTEVLEVVHAPAER, from the coding sequence ATGACGGAGCCGGACGCGCCGCACTCGTCGCGCCGGCGCCGCCCCGGACGCCCCGCTGACGACGGCTCAGCGGGGAACGGTCCCGCCGGCGGTGGTCGAGCTGGCGGTGGCGGTCGGAGCCGTGGCAAGCACCGCGGTGGGGCGGACGAGCGCTTCACCGCCACGACGGAGGCGCTCGGCACCATCGCGCAGGACGGTGCCGGGGTCAGCGCCTCGATCATCGACACCTCGACCGGTCGCGCCCTGCTGGCGATCGACGACCGGCTCGTGCAACCGGTCTCCGGGCTCGGACGCGTGCTGCTCCTCATCGAGGTCGCGGCACAGCTCGAGGACGGTCGGCTGCACGGCGACCGTCTGCAGCGCATGGCCCGGGACACCGCGACCGGGGCAGGCCTGTGGCAGTTCCTGCAGGAACCGACCATGCAGGTGTCGGACCTCGCCACGCTGGTCGGTGCGACCGCGGACGCCTGGGCGACGAACGCCCTGCTCACGACGGTCGGGATCGACGCGGTGCGTGCCCGTGCCGAGTCGCTGGGTGTCGAACGGTCCGCACTGATCGACCGGGTGCGGGACCGCCGCGGGCCGGACGACGCCCCGGACGTGTCGGTCGCTGCCTCGGGGGAGCTCAGTTGGCTGTTCCGGGGGCTGGCGCTCGGCGAGGTCGTGGACCAGACGGTGTCGAACCGGGTCCTCGGGTGGCTGTCGCTGGCGGCAGACCTGTCGCTCGTCGCCGGGTCGTTCGGTCTCGATCCGCTGGCGCACCGGGCACTGGACCACGGCCTCCAGTCCGTGGCGGTGACCGGGTCAGGGCCGGGCATCCGGGCTGAAGCGGGCGTGCTCCGTGGCCCGGCGTCGTCGGTCTGTTACGCCGTGACGGTGCGGTTCGAGGACGACTCGCTGCAGCGCCGACTGGCGGTGGTGGAGGCGATGCGCACGATGGGCACCGAAGTGCTCGAGGTCGTGCACGCCCCCGCCGAGCGCTGA
- a CDS encoding DUF4232 domain-containing protein — MASSPAGSGDAGSTGAAAAGPADGGTASGAGTCAVSTLAGSIVDGGGGGAGSVYLNLALRNTGNASCTLQGWPGVSFVGDGNGTQIGASATLDRSGAHPTVTLTAGQTAYAPLRIVQAGNLEPGNCTTQQPDGFRVYPPGSKQSLFVASTAYTACRQQSAELLSVRAFVPEGQQQR, encoded by the coding sequence ATGGCGTCGTCTCCTGCGGGGTCGGGGGATGCCGGTTCGACCGGCGCTGCCGCGGCCGGTCCGGCGGACGGTGGCACGGCCTCCGGAGCGGGGACCTGCGCGGTGTCGACGCTGGCCGGGTCGATCGTCGACGGCGGTGGCGGCGGGGCCGGCAGCGTGTACCTGAACCTGGCACTGCGGAACACCGGGAACGCCTCGTGCACGCTGCAGGGCTGGCCGGGGGTGTCCTTCGTGGGCGACGGGAACGGCACACAGATCGGGGCGTCGGCGACGCTCGACCGCAGCGGTGCACACCCGACCGTCACCCTCACCGCCGGGCAGACGGCGTACGCGCCGCTCCGCATCGTGCAGGCCGGGAACCTCGAGCCGGGGAACTGCACGACGCAGCAGCCCGACGGGTTCCGCGTCTACCCGCCCGGGTCGAAGCAGTCGTTGTTCGTCGCGTCGACGGCGTACACGGCGTGCCGACAGCAGTCCGCGGAGTTGCTGTCCGTGCGGGCGTTCGTGCCGGAGGGGCAGCAGCAGCGGTAG
- a CDS encoding NUDIX domain-containing protein produces MPVLDVSALLLVRDRRVLMVRARGRDVLYLPGGKVEPGESAVDAAVREAYEETGLRLTADDVDEFAVVTEPAHGQAPGTIVAMTLFLARPGGTLDTATPVASAEVDEVEWVTSEDAGRCPPAGVETLRLLTQAGLVD; encoded by the coding sequence GTGCCCGTCCTGGACGTCAGCGCGCTCCTACTGGTCCGCGACCGCCGCGTCCTGATGGTGCGCGCCCGCGGGCGCGACGTCCTGTACCTGCCCGGAGGCAAGGTCGAACCCGGCGAGTCCGCCGTCGACGCCGCCGTCCGCGAGGCGTACGAGGAGACCGGCCTGCGGCTCACCGCCGACGACGTCGACGAGTTCGCCGTCGTCACCGAACCCGCCCACGGGCAGGCGCCCGGAACGATCGTCGCGATGACGCTCTTCCTGGCACGGCCGGGAGGCACGCTGGACACCGCCACACCCGTCGCCTCCGCAGAGGTGGACGAGGTGGAGTGGGTCACCTCCGAGGACGCCGGACGCTGCCCGCCGGCCGGGGTCGAGACCCTCCGCCTGCTGACGCAGGCGGGACTCGTCGACTGA
- a CDS encoding glutamyl-tRNA reductase, producing the protein MLICLTASHRNASFDLLERLSIGAPAAASHLVTDSDVLDGAVVLATCNRFEAYLDIAGDDEAAVRATVEAVSAASELQADEVLDSVQVLGGGDVVQHLFAVSSGLESVVVGETEISGQVRRALEDARRNGTTTSELERLFQEAAHTSRGVKTRTRIGAAGRSLVRLGLELASSRITDWAATRVLLVGTGSYAATTIAALRDRGAEQIQVFSPSGRAPWFAAKHDLVAATDLRTAIGASDVVITCTSSEVPVVEACDLDDGARRIVIDLGLPRNVHPDAADVEGVEMLDLETISIHAPIAELNAETEARAIVDDAVSRFRAQALEQSTTPALVALRKHVFGILDDEIDRVKRRGDTTPESAEQTERALRHLVGVLLHRPSVRARELGRAGRGDDFTGALDALFGVRPEPVADVPSAVVPLASRVRDDEADAS; encoded by the coding sequence GTGCTCATCTGTCTCACGGCGTCGCATCGCAACGCCAGCTTCGACCTCCTGGAGCGTCTGAGCATCGGAGCACCCGCGGCGGCCAGCCACCTCGTCACGGACTCGGACGTCCTGGACGGCGCCGTGGTCCTCGCCACGTGCAACCGGTTCGAGGCCTACCTCGACATCGCCGGTGACGACGAGGCCGCCGTCCGCGCCACGGTCGAGGCCGTGTCGGCAGCGAGTGAGCTGCAGGCGGACGAGGTCCTCGACTCCGTACAGGTCCTGGGCGGCGGCGACGTCGTGCAGCACCTCTTCGCCGTGTCGAGCGGGCTCGAGTCCGTGGTCGTCGGCGAGACCGAGATCTCCGGCCAGGTCCGACGGGCCCTCGAGGACGCCCGCCGCAACGGCACCACCACCTCGGAGCTCGAACGCCTCTTCCAAGAGGCGGCGCACACCTCACGCGGGGTCAAGACCCGCACCCGCATCGGCGCCGCCGGCCGGTCGCTCGTCCGTCTCGGACTCGAGCTCGCCTCGTCGCGGATCACCGACTGGGCCGCCACCCGCGTGCTGCTCGTCGGCACCGGCAGCTACGCCGCGACCACCATCGCCGCCCTCCGCGACCGCGGTGCCGAGCAGATCCAGGTCTTCTCGCCCTCCGGCCGCGCCCCCTGGTTCGCCGCCAAGCACGACCTGGTCGCCGCCACCGACCTGCGCACCGCGATCGGTGCGAGCGACGTCGTCATCACCTGCACCTCGAGCGAGGTCCCGGTGGTCGAGGCGTGCGACCTCGACGACGGTGCCCGACGGATCGTCATCGACCTTGGCCTCCCCCGCAACGTGCACCCCGACGCCGCCGACGTCGAGGGCGTCGAGATGCTCGACCTCGAGACGATCAGCATCCACGCGCCGATCGCCGAGCTCAACGCCGAGACCGAGGCCCGCGCCATCGTCGACGACGCCGTCTCCCGGTTCCGCGCCCAGGCCCTCGAGCAGTCGACCACCCCGGCGCTGGTCGCCCTGCGCAAGCACGTCTTCGGCATCCTGGACGACGAGATCGACCGCGTGAAGCGTCGCGGCGACACCACCCCCGAGTCCGCGGAACAGACCGAACGGGCGCTCCGGCACCTGGTCGGCGTGCTGCTGCACCGCCCCTCCGTGCGGGCCCGGGAACTCGGCCGCGCCGGTCGCGGCGACGACTTCACCGGGGCGCTGGACGCCCTCTTCGGGGTGCGCCCGGAGCCGGTCGCGGACGTGCCCTCGGCGGTCGTGCCGCTGGCCTCGCGCGTGCGCGACGACGAGGCGGACGCGAGCTGA